Proteins encoded within one genomic window of Eurosta solidaginis isolate ZX-2024a chromosome 1, ASM4086904v1, whole genome shotgun sequence:
- the LOC137236682 gene encoding craniofacial development protein 2-like, which yields NALDEARKKEDQSCDIYWSGHTNKRSFGVGFVVGERLCRQVLAFTPVDERLAAIRIKAKFFNISFICAQSPTEEKDDEVKDTFYEQLERTYERCPRHDIKLVLGEFNTRVGKDGVFGPTVGKFSLHNETSNGLRLIDFAGGRNMVISSTRFMHKRIHQATWLSPDRNTCNQIDHVVIDGRHASSVLDVHTIRGPNMDSDHYLVAAKIRTCLNAAKTKEQETQGKLDGEKLQSQQTANDFATRFSHLFSESTTHPEGIQDSGSISPKHFVLPPGKKLVTGGHEKTTGTMKNAALQPKEKTLPTGLR from the coding sequence aatgcgttggacgaagcaaggaagaaagaagatcaaagttgtgacatctattggagtggccatacgaataagcgcagtttcggcgtcggattcgtggtaggagagagactttgtcgccaagtgctggcgttcacgcctgtggacgagcgtctcgccgctatccgaataaaagcaaaattttttaatatatcattcatctgcgcccagtcgccgacagaggagaaagacgatgaggtgaaagacactttttatgaacaattagaacgcacatacgagcgctgcccccgtcatgatataaaactCGTGCTTGGCGAATTTAACACCAGGGTGGGTAAAGacggtgtttttggccctacagtcggaaagttcagcctacacaatgaaacttctaacggactgaggctgattgactttgccggtggtcgaaacatggtcatatccagcacgaggttcatgcataaaaggatacatcaagctacatggctgtctcctgatcgaaatacttgcaatcagatcgatcacgttgtgatagacggacggcatgcctccagtgttttagatgtgcacacgatccgaggacctaacatggactcggaccattatctcgttgcagccaaaatacgcacctgcctcaacgcggctaaaaccaaggaacaagaaacacaaggaaagctagatggcgaaaagcttcaatcacaacagactgccaatgatttcgcaactcgattcTCACACCtgttctctgagagcacaactcatcctgaaggaatacaggacagtgggagcatatctccaaagcacttcgtactgccgccggggaaaaaattggttaccggcggccacgaaaaaacaactggtacgatgaagaatgccgcgttgcaaccgaaagaaaagacgctgcctacagggctacgttaa